TGCCTTGCAGACCGGCGACTGCAGCAATCCTGGCGCCATAATCTGCCGCGATTAGCCGCCGGGCAATGTCCTCATCGTTCTTGTTGCCCATTTCGAAATCGGAAAGCAGCGGGATCCTCGCCTGTTGCTGGCCTCGATCGACCCGGCCATCCCAAGTCAGCCCGCCGGTCGGGCCATTGTCGATGCTCTCGTCCGCATCATCTTCCGATTCAAAAAAATGTTCGGTGAAAGGCGGGACAGCCTGCAAATATTTGAGCGATGGCACCGCCCTCACCCCAGGCTGCCGCAGATCGCCGCCGCCGAGTTGAACCGCAAGACCATTGGCGGCGGAAAAGCC
This DNA window, taken from Phosphitispora fastidiosa, encodes the following:
- a CDS encoding cytochrome c peroxidase, which produces GFSAANGLAVQLGGGDLRQPGVRAVPSLKYLQAVPPFTEHFFESEDDADESIDNGPTGGLTWDGRVDRGQQQARIPLLSDFEMGNKNDEDIARRLIAADYGARIAAVAGLQGTADSSVLVNTALKALEVFEQDYRTFYPYTSKYDAVLAGKA